The nucleotide window AGTTAAAATGGACTTTTCTATGGGCCATGTAATCGTAATTTAGCAGGGTGTTGCATCATTTCTCATATCGACCTGGTTTCTAACGTGCTTCAGATTTGCGGTTTAGCTGATCTAGTCAATTAGAACTATAGTGCTGCAATTCCCTGCAAATAAGTGCTgcaaataatttgattttttatatTCACGTCAGTGGCATGGCATTCGCAGTTACCTTGCTAGTAGGAAGACATTAAGGTTACATGATTCGTGACGTAGACCTTACTCAGGTGAGGTATCTGGCTAGTTATAGTTTATCTTACAGCCATCAGACCTAGCTATGTGACTACCTTTGTAGGATGCTAAAATCATAGGTTGATTGCCGCAACAGTCAGAGAAGCAAGCTAAACTGTGTGTTGTAGGCGACCTACAAGTGGAGTTTTGAACCCCTCATGTAAACACCTATCTGTTAACACACGAGGCTGAAGTTAATTTCGTTTTAGTCAGtttattgtattacattacgTCATTCGGCAGGCGTTCTTATccatcactatgctaagagtagtttTCGAGAAGTATTagaagaggtcagtaagatactgagttaaacgctaaactagtgtagagtgctttatttatttatattaaatagaaaatatgGATAGATATTATAGATATAGGGGAGGGTAGACTAGAGATAGAGCTTGAAGTTTTCAGCTTcctcttgaaggcacccagggaaGCTctttccaccagtgtggagcaagcactgagaagaggcgggtcCGAGAAATGCTGCCGTTGTATTTCGGGACGCGGAGGcgacccgaggtagcagagcacACCGCTCCTACTGGCTTGTAGGtcttgatcatgtcctgtatgtatcgGGGGTTTGATCCATTAAGTCGTTTAAAGTTTATTAGAGATCATGGACgtttagctaacgttaggttTAAAGAAAACGAGTTGTGCTTTCTGTTGGAAAAATGCGTCCGATGTTAACAACGTGTGTGCCACTTGTCTATAGACAGTACGTATTGAACACAACAGTGAGCAAGTTTAACAACCTGTGTAATTGAAGTATAGGACTCGGTATTACAGCTGCGGAAGCAGTGCTGTGCAAGAAAACCAGCCAAGTGTAGGGGAGAACGGGGTTGattgtcacattttttactCACATCTAAATCCCTCAAAAACGGTACCCTTAAGAGATTCCCTTTCAATGTATAACGGAAGCCTAAAGTCTCAGGTAAGCAAGGAGTGACCTTACTGTCCTTAGTCTTATTCTGTCCAAAAGGTGTGGATCGTTAAGTACATCTTGTGCACTTGTGACAACCATCCCCATCATGGGGTTGGTAGTCACAACCTATGGGGTTGGTTGTCccaatgttattttaatggggaaaaataaaaaatggagtcaatcttaaaaattaattttaaaagtttaatttcaatTGAAATCCAACAATGTAACACATCTCCTGTATCAGGGGAACTTAAACAGTATAAATCattctgataaatgtattttgtccTTATATGCAACATAAAGCACAATACAAAGgacaataatatttcatttaattatataacaataataagaacaataatatttcatttaattaatatttaatgtccctatgtcagtcagtcagtcacgCTCACATTCAGATTCACAATTCTGACAAATATACACTGGCTGTCCAGGTGTGCAGTCCTTGTGTGCCCACTGCTTGCCCAGGATGCATTGCAGCCATGTCTCCTTGGGGCGGCTAATCGAGAAGGGCTCCACATTTGACAACCAACCTCAAAGAGAATGACAAGCAACCCCAACTGGAGTTTTTGGCTAACAGCAAAGCTAACAACCACATTTTGTACAGtagctaagaaaaaaaaatatctgaattgTAGCTCTGCCTTCACACTTTTTAATGATAATAACTGTTTTATTATAAACCCGATGTTTGAGAAATTAGAAGACATATACTGAAGACCTGGATATGTACATTTTGATATGAAAAACACTAAAAGTCCTCTCACCTCAATGTCAAATGTCTTGCTGCTTAGATGTCTTAGtaggtgacctttgacccatattctgaaaattttaatttcaaatttttttaACAGCGCCCTGTACAGACCGAGATCTAATGACTGTGGTAACCAATCCATGTGACAACCAACCCCATTCTCCCCCAAAGGAGTTCGTGCTGCTGAACAGAATTTAGGCTCTTGAAATTCATCCAATCGCTGCCCAAAAACGCCGTGCCATCCCTGAGCCAAGCCGTGCAAACAATTTGAGGACCATTACTGTTCATAGTGCATGAATATGGGCTGCAAAACCTCTTGAcgaaactgaactgaactgggTATGTCGCACTAACTGATCAGATACTTGAGGATACGGTGTCCGAAAGATGAAGTCTCGCGATCCAGGTGGATGTCTGGGGCTGTCCACTTGTGCTGACCGGACGAACgcttaataataattaaaaaaaccaTTTGACCACCGAGCGTAATGAATTCACTAAAGAATATGCTGTGAAAAGAGTGTATATAATATGAACCAGACGCGTATGTTGCACCGTTCAGTTGGGTATCCCGCGCTTTCCATTTTGGCGTGCTGTATTGTTAAAATAGCTTGGTTGCGATTTCTAGTTGGATATATTGGATTACCCTAATAATGTGTATTTTGCGCTGTCCGATTTTGAATGTTGCGTTATTCCGTCGGTGTATGTTGCGCAGCCCAGTTGGGCGTGTGGTGATATTCACTGCGGAGCGCTGTGATGCCCAAACAGGCATGTTTCTGCCATTGAAACCGAAAATATAGGCAAAGTGGGAAAACCACGTTGTTCCGGAGAAGAGCATCCGATGAGCAGAGGGAAGTACATTGCACTTTCGTTTTCACGTTGATCACCATTGAAAATGGCAAGCAAATTAAATACGCTCACGTGAATTCGCGGCTTTTTGCATATCCTTTGGATTGATTTTCAATCAAGTGATGCCACTGGAAGGGGTAGACATTTGCTTGCTGCATGTTCACAAATAGTATGACAGTGACAACAATCCATTTACTCCTGAGTGACAGTCTTGACAATCCTAATTCATCTCAGGTTAGTGCCCCTACCGTTTATCCCCCAGAACCATATCATTTGGTCACACAAATCTTTTTCCATCctttcagtgctctgtgttgtactTTGTGCAAATGGGGGCCTGGTGCCTGCTTTGcctctggtcattgtaactTGCCTCAGTAGTCATTATCGTTATATAGGGCAGTCGCTGAATCTTCATTGAACAGAACACTGTTACTTACTCTTTCACAACACATTTTAGTCAGCAATCCCAGCACACCTTCATGCCCAAATACTAGGCACAACATTTCTGGACCTTGGGCTTGGTTGGCATGTGAAGATTATGGGAAATTTTAGTGCAGTGAAATCAACTTGGACTCTACTCTagcactaaaaaataaaaaggaaactgaAGCATTCTACAGAATCTTCTGGCAATCTTTTTCCATCCTTTCAGTGCTCAGCAGATCAATGTGGGATTTTAAATaggcatgaataaataataaacctGTAAGACATATACAACCTATAACAAAATAACTACCACcgaaaaataataaagtatatATGTCTTTTAAGCTAGGCCTATGTATCTAAAATTGCTACATGAAGAGGTGTGTATACCTATCTATGAAATGCATATCCCAAACAACAATATCCCACtgagaggaaaatgagagaaaCTTCCACTTCCACAGAGTCTAGTCTTCTTTTCTTTGCAGCCAGTTCTGTTTCCAGGAAAAGAGCTTCACAGTGCCTGCCAGGTCTCACAGCCTGGTAgcgcaaaataaataaaatcaagtaaaatagctaaaaaaataagaatgaaagaaaaatattttgtgtccTCAGTAAACTGTGTCTGTCCCATCACCACTGCTAATACAACCAAGGCAGCGCCATATCATACATCATGGTTTGCTTAGCTAGCTGCTAACAGTAATTCCATCACCTATGGTAAATACACCGTTAACCTGTGCCTTTGTCAGCTTAGTAAACGTTTGACAAATAGGCTAAATAGTTAATTAATCTTAATTAAATATGTTTGCCGGATGACCACAAATAATAAGACAGTAACGACAAATCAATTATGCCTAAGTGACAATGTTGACAATCCTAATTCACCTCAGGTTAGTTCCCCTACTGTTTACCCCCCAGAGCCATATTTGATTGCACAGGTCAGCTCCTGTGTTGGACTTTGTGTGACCGTGGGCCTCATGCCTGCTTTGCCTCCTGCCATTGTAACTTGCCTCAGCAGTCATTATCGTTATATTATTACCTTCATCCAGGACAGTCTACCATGCTCACAAATATTGAGCTATGATTTTACAGTGTCATTGTCAGAGATCAATAAAAGGGTGTTATTTGTGCTACATTTTTGGAATGTGCTGTATCAAACAATTACAGGAATATAAGTGGAAAGTGAAAGCTGTTTTAGGTCCTAAAGGTTCCCCTTGAGTTTTACTGAATTGGCCTGAATATAAAACTAGATTATAagatgacacccccccccccttcatgaaaaagagaattttttaaaatgacaacagtttAGCAAAATAAAGAAAGTGCAACTTTGGGAAGCCAGCggagaaaaatgtaacatttttttaataactttagAAGGTCTTAGTACTCCAGTAGAGTAGATGCGCTGATACTCTAATAGATCTGTGAATTATGTGACTCCAGTCTCATTAGTGTGGTGAATCATGCTAggtttttctgctgttgtaggGGAGCTGTATGTCTCAGAAAGTAAGGGGAGTGACCAGGGTGGAGATGGGACTGAAGGAAAGCCTTTCAAAACCGTCATTGCGGTAAGCCCTTCTCTTTACATTCAGCGGACTGTATCCACTGTAACTGCCTCCTTACTGCCCGCATTTGGATtcagcaccagtcaaaagtttgaacacacctgattaggataatgggaaacatgcattcaaagacattttgatcaaaaggcttatgcttaaaggcctgaaatttgtttgttagacaaatataaataatgaagataatgcctgtgtgtgaatttctttccaaaaaattaatttttaaaaaagatttttgccttttttgaatAATATGAAATCTAAGATAgttgtgatttatttaatgtttttttttggtcactgcataattccatttatgttatttcataattttgatcTCTTTActaatattataaaatgttgaaaataatagaaataaagaaaagcccttctgtgagtaggtgtgtccaaacatttgaccGGTACTGTATTTACACTTGGTCATTTAATGCCCATATTTAGAATGGTGAAATCTTGATTTTCAATTTTATGTAATAGCAATTGAATAATGGGTCTCTCCTAGGCTTTGGCATTTGCTGGAAAAGAACCATTTCCAACCATCTACGTGGACTCACAAACAGAGGGCGGGGTAAGCTGCGAACCCAAAAATGAAAACGGCTGTTCAGAGCTGGAATTGTACAACCGTCCCTTTGAGGTCATCGCTAAATattctgtttccctctctgctttcctcACGTGGATTTTCGACTTGGTCTCTGCCAGCGCTGGGCCGTGATCTCAAAGACCCAGCTGAAGAATGCGAAAAAACTGTGGCAGAAGGAAAGTGCAAAAGACGAGGcgaaagagaggagagaggtatggagtgagagagcagcGAAATACCATGACGGGTCTCAGGTTTTAGGGGTACATCCCCACCACTAGCTGATTGGCTCGTGAAAAAACCATGGGTGAATTTAGCTCTGGTCCAGTCACCGGCACCAGTAAATTTTGTGAGAGTTGCAGAGATGACCAGAGATCCGTGGATCTTAGAGAACACTGAGTTACTCACTGAGTTAATAAAGGTATGTACTGGTGTTCATTTCTACCTCTCTGATGGTTTGGAATGTCATTTGCTCTGCCGTTGGTCTACAGGCAGAAGACGCCGCAAGACGAGAGAAGAACCTGGAGGAGGCGAGGAAGGTCGTCATCAAGAACAACCCCAGCCTGCCACAGCCCAAAACGGTGAGGTTCTGAAAAGTCAGATCGACTGCCCTAGTTCTTCTGTTTCACTTTGTTGAAAATGCCTTTACATGTCCTGCCATAACTAAGGGACTGAGGTCACCTTGGACTATGGTCTTGTTATTCGTTTGTTTCAATTAAGTAGCTGCTGTTGATGGCTGTTAGTGTTTGCCTATATGTTAAAACTTCAAATGGCTGTAACTTTTAGGTAAAGATTGGCGAGCTGGGATCGTACCAGGGGCAAAGAGTCAAGGTGTTTGGATGGGTCCACAGGTTGCGGAGACAAGGTGAGGGTGCACTGTGCAATTCTTGGTTAATTTCAGGAAATTAGTTGGAGATTTTTAAATCTGTAGAGAGAGGGGTCATGTATATGTATAGTCCAAAAGGAGCATCAGACATTGAGCTTGTGTGTTACAGACAACTCTAGTCTTTGAAAGAGTATATCCATTATAGTCTATATCCATCATGACAGATGCAGTGTGATAGTTGAACCCTGGTGTTCAAAATCCTATTTTCATGCCCTCAAGGTGCCAACTTCCAAGTCAGCCACTTGGCAGTAGATCCCTTGTGAATTAAGTCTCTACAAAGTGCAAGTTGATTGATTTAGAGTTTAAGGGTTTGACATTTATATGCAGTAAAACCTAGTAACCTGCTTACAGTTCAGTCAGGGAGtgtgtaattaattaataaaattaatttgcatttgcacCTAGGGAGCAATTAATTCCTCCTGCTTTATGGTTTGCTCACAACTTTGCGTTAAGTCTTTTTGTTACTTTCACAACATGAGTTTTTGGGTTAGAAATAAACAAGGTgaataatacaatgaaaaaagtATTCTTTTGTTTGCCAGTTAGCTTAGTTAAGGAAAGCTTATGAAACACTACGTAAGATGGAAGTTGGATTGCGACTGCAGCTGATTTACATTGACATGCATTGACAATGCTTTTTCTCTCCAGGAAAGAACCTGCTGTTCATCGTGCTGAGAGATGGAACAGGCTTTCTTCAGTCTGTTCTCACGGATGAGCTGGTATGTTGTGACAGTCTTTGTTAGCTAGAGAGGTAATGGGGGCAAGGTGAGGAAGATTAGGAGCACTTGCAACTCCATTCGCTTGCTTAAGTGGGGACTTTAGCACATAAAAAACATGGCGAGACATCCGTAAAGTAGCAATGCACCTCAGCGGTTAATAAAGAAATCATTGTAATTAGAGATGATGGCCCACTGTGTATTTCAGAGTTTTTTACACATGATGAAAAAACATCAAGCAACATcccaaaaggaaagaaacacgGTTTCCCAGCATTCTATACAGTTCGCGTCACTCTGAACAAATGTACAGCAACGTTTATAAAAACTGTTAAAGAGGCAGGACAAAATGAACAGCAGACTGTTACAACGTCTTTTCCATCCCCTTACCTCACGCCACTATTTTCATTGGCTTTACCgatgtttttttgtgtcataTTAATAAATCTCTTTGCTAAGCAGAACTTTTTACATATACTTCTTTACACTAGTATTGACtaaggtgtgtatgtgtgtttatacatgttGTGTGTTGGCGGGGTGTATTgttttttacacaaatattgacggaatcatttcattattgttaacACTTACAAAATCTCTTTACAATCAATTGAACTTACAATTTAGCAATTATAAAAACATACCAGTAGGTTCATCTGCTGGGCTTACAAAGACACTTTTGCACCCAAACCTCAAATTTCAGTAGGGTCTtacttttaaacttttaaatgcTGCCCAGCAGAGCTGGCTGCCAACAGCCTCTGCTAAGGGCCATCCTAACAGTTTGGAAAGGTAATTTGGGGTGTCTCCAGATATTTTGCAACAGTGGACCATTTTTGGGACACATTAACGAATTGGCAAAATTGCTGCGCGCTTTCCTTGTAGATGTCGTTAGACTTCATTAAACATGCTGTTTGCTACATGGCTGAGTACAGAAAATTTAAGGTGATTGTTTGGGCGTGAAAGAACAATGTCATTTTACGCTGCTGTTTGGTTTGCTTCTACAGTGTCAGTGCTACAACGGCCTGGTCCTGTCCACTGAAAGTACCGTCGCGCTCTACGGAACTCTGAAACCCGTGCCAGAAGGAAAACAGGTTTGTGTGGAAACGTTTGCGAAGTACCAGAGCATGTAGCTCCGTGTTTTCACTGTGAAGTTCAGGATTAAAACGCAGCTGGTGTTGTACAGAGCTGCACAGTGCGTTGCTAACGTGCTACAACAGGACTAGCATGGATTTGGTGAAGACTTTGATCAGCACATAGCGGTGTGAATGTTCCCTATGAGGCAATGGCATCACACATTCTAAGAGGACAGCTTTCTGTTGAATTACTTCGATtttctgaactgaaaacaaCGATCATAATAAAGTAAGGTCCTCTTTATGAATCGTTACTGTCCATAAGGACACACACTCTATGTGTAAAAACATCATAGAGAATTAGAAAGGCAGTAATGTGACAAAATTAAGATGAAGCGGGAGATGCTCAGTGTGATTTTGGCATTTCCTTCCGTAGGCCCCTGGGGGCCACGAGCTGCACTGCGACTTCTGGGAGCTGGTGGGCCTggcaccagcagggggcgccgaCAACCTGGTGAACGAGGAGTCGGACGTCGACGTCCAGCTGAACAACCGGCACATGATGATCCGCGGGGAGAACATGTCCAAGATCCTGAGAGTGCGCTCCGTGGTCACCCAGTGCTTCAGGGACCATTTCTTTGACCGTGGATACTGTGAGGTGAGGGTCCATTTTAGGCCCAATGAAAGCCGTGCAAAGGCAGCAAAACATCCTGCAGCACTGCGTCAAGAGCTCTTTTTAAATGGACATGAGCTGTGCTTGTGCAACGTCTGCTTCAGGAGCGCTTTTGTTCGGGAGATAAAGGAGAAATCTGAATTAATTTACCTGTTTGTTGCACCGGGGAAGTACACAAGACAGTTACGCAACATTTTTTGCAAATCAGCAGTGATCAGTGGGTTTACTATAGTTGACATCAGAAAAATGGTGGTGATGTTGTCAGAGCTTAAAGTGCTGCCTAATTTTGTGTGGGAAAACCTCATTGACattgatggaaaaaataacCATTTATGACCAGTCTAAAACAAGATGAACAGCAGGTACAGACCTACCTCTGAACACTACAAAATAATTAAACCATAACATCATAAATGGGGTAAGTGCATCATAGTCAAATAGTCAGCCATTTTTCAATTATAACATTGTGATACAATGTGGTGAGCTGGTATGAAAACATTTGATGAaggtgttttcattatttaatgacAGTTTCActaccagctagctagcaaaatatcacaatatcagATGCTGATTCTGTAACTCTCCAAACGGCTGCCCGATTACATCGGGAAGCCAGTGGCGGGGACTTTTCAAATAGTTAGTGATTTAAGTGCTGAGGaacagtgaaacagcagctgaCCCGTGGCCCTCACTGCCCTGGCTTGAAGGCTGATAAGGCAGTGCTATCAGCTGCTTGAATCAGGATAGCTGGTCCAAGAGGAAGGCTGCCATCTGGTCACGCACCAAACACAGAGCAGTTGACCTTCTGCGGAAGCAGGATAGCTGGAGCTCTCATTACAGCGAATAAGCTGAATTAGCATTAGGCTAAATTGACTGCAAAGCCTTTaaatcaggggtgtccaaacctctcctggagggcaacttgtcctgcatgttttagatctctccctgctccaacacagctgattcaaatgatcaactcggtatgaactcctgaagctgctgaataacaaactgatcatttcaatcagctgtgttggagcagggagagatctaaaacatgcaggacaaggggtcctccaggagaggtttggacacccctgctttaAATTGATGCGCAGCTACATATATGTGGTATTTATGTATGTTCAGTTTATTTGATTTCCAGTAAAGTGTCAGGTGGTGAATGGACAAAGTAACTTGCCCAGAGAGGGACTCTAAGTGACTGCTTTATTCCACTTTATCGTAAGGAGAAACAAACAATGGCATACACTAGTTAGTTAAAACTCACAATCAGTAGAGCAGTCGCTAGACAGATAGGAGCATTGAACACCAGATGGGAGTTGACAGCAGGCTAGTCTTCTACAGCAGGCCTAACAAAGGCAACAAGCTACACCTGTGATGATTTTGAGTTGCAGTATAATGTAGTTAACAGCCCCTgcatgtgcctgtctgtgaaGCTACGGTACTGCTGTCTGTGGTCCTGAAAGCCTCTTGCACTGTGGAGAGACAGTCGGACCAGGACAGAGAGCAGCCCCTCCCTGTGCCTCCCTGTGCCACGCCTCCCAGCactctttgtgatttttttattggtaGCTGAAAGtcaagagagagaaacaggggtCTGCTGTGTTTCCTCAGATCACTCCGCCCACCCTGGTCCAGACCCAGGTGGAAGGGGGCTCCACCCTCTTCAAGCTGAACTACTTCGGCGAGGAGGCTTTCTTGACCCAGTCCTCCCAGCTGTACCTGGAGACGTGCATCCCAGCCCTGGGGGACACCTTCTGCATCGCAGAGTCCTACCGTGCCGAGCAGTCCCGCACCCGCCGGCACTTGTCCGAGTGAGTACGGCTCTCAGATGTACACCCTGATCACCATTTAGCGCAGCTGCAGACACAACTCTCATAAACATACTGTGCGCTCTCATATCAAAAGCCAGTGAGTTGTCCCTTTATTGAAATAGTCCCATCACCAGTGATCAGAAGAGATGCTTCATCATGTATTTCTAATGCGTCTGTTCGCTTTATGACGGACTCCCTCCAGGCCACAATTGGACAGCATTCCTCTCAGTTGTCAAGTAATTCAGGACAACATCCAGGCAGTTTCCAACTTTTGTAACGCTAGGAAGGAGAAGCTAGAGCCGTGACTCACGGACAGCAAACCAAAAATAGCACAGTGTTCCCATCCATTTTTCTTGTGACAAACCACTGCCAGTTAGCCCCGCCCACCGCCAGGCAAAGCCAACGTGGCAGGCAATCTTGTCTCACACAAAAGCAGAGATGTACATAGAAGTCCAGTTTCCTGGTTCGTGGTACTAGTTCACACAGATGAAAAGGCCTATGTTTGTAATCCCTGATCCTCTGTCCAGGGgcagaagtgtagcatagtggttaaggagcaggactcataaccaaaaggttcctggttcagtggcgctgctgttgtacccttgggcaaggtactcaacccacagttgcttcagtaaatatccacctgtataaatgggtaacattgtgCTTATccattgctctggataagagcatctgctaaatgccaaataatgtaataatgtaaccCGCAGGTACACTCACATAGAGGCCGAATGCCCCTTCATTTCATACGAGGACCTTCTGAGTCGCCTGGAGGACCTGGTGTGTGATGTGGTGGACAGAGTTCTGAAGTCCCCGGCTGCCCCGCTGCTCTACGACATCAACCCAGTATGTTCACAGCGTTTATTTTTCCACTGCGCTCACCTCACACAAATATTCTGTGCCTCTCTGAGTTTGGGATACAAATTACAACTTTTACCACACAAGCAGGGTAATTCCCACTGCTGTATAAGCCTTAGatgtttagcatttttttattagctGGTGTGTAAGTAAACCATAAGGAAACTAAACCTGTTTTCTTGTTATTTATGAAGAAGACCCTGGATGAAATTCACAGAATGTCCCCCATTCATACAGGACTTCAAGCCCCCCAAAAGGCCCTTCAAGAGGATGAACTACACCGACGCTCTCAAGTGGCTGAAAGAACACAATGTCAAGAAGGACGACGGCACTTTCTACGAGTTTGGAGAGGTGTGACCGCTTTTGTTGAGTGGCTTTCTAGTTCACTCCCAGCTCCAGAAATGACACAGCGGGTATAGCATGTACACCAAAAACAGAACTGTCAGCTGACAGATGTCTTTATAAGAAGGGGCCGTAGCCCCTGGGCAAAACACTCTCTCGCACCCATGGAGAAAAATATCGTGAAGCACCTCGAGGCCATCGTGCTCAGCACCGGAAGGGAGAATAAATGTGGTTGCCGTGGAGAGAGGGCCTCTGGTCACCACCTGTCTGTGTTCTCGTTTCAGGACATCCCGGAGGCGCCAGAGAGGTACATGACGGACACCATTAACGAGACCATCCTGCTGTGCCGCTTCCCCGCCGAGATCAAGTCCTTCTACATGCAGCGCTGCCCCGAGGACCGCCGCCTCACCGAGTCGGTCAGTttccacagccaatcagagctcagcTTACGCACCAGAAGTCCACAGCTTCCTATCACAAAATCTGTCTCAAGCTTGCTTTGTCTTGCAGTCTACAAACACTTTATTGTTGTGCTGTTATCTGGCTGCCCAGTTTTCCATCCAGTTAGCTCAGTTCCTAAGATTTTGAGCATACCACAAAATCATATCCAGCTATTGTGTAAATGAACGAAAGGCCTGAGAATGTAGTCACGAGGTGCGCGAGCGAGGCTCTTGTGCCCTTTTCTCCCGTGTGGCGCCAGAGGAGGCTTCTGGGAAGTCGCTGAAGTGATGTGTGTTTCCAGGTGGACGTGCTGATGCCCAACGTCGGAGAGATCGTCGGAGGGTCAATGCGTATCTGGGACGccaaggagctgctggagggaTACAAGAGAGAGGGCATCGATCCGACCCCCTACTACTGGTACACAGACCAGGTGTGTATCCAAAAGCTAGGTGCCCAGTAGTCATTTGTCCAAGCAAGGGCCTAAGATTgataaatgtggaaatgtaaaAGGTAAATAGATAGGAGAAGCTAGGGATAGTTTCTATACTGATATTTCCTGTCGAACACAACATTGTCATGTCATGTTCGCCTACTCAAATATTTCTCACTAAAGAAGGAAGAATGAACTGTTGTCCTGCCGTTTAGGATTTGGTTGCGCTAAGGACAGGTTCCCTAAATTCTGTCCCAAGCTCCACAGAGCATTTCTTCCTTCAaatatgacatgtgagatgcaAACAGAGCTATTAAACAGTGGCCATCTAAAGAAAACCTCTTCTTAAATCTGACCCTAAAGCCACCATGACTGCATTCCTCTCAGAGATTAGGTAACCCAACAGCACACTGAAATGGTCAGTCCAAGCGTCCCTTGAAGTGACTGCAATGTCACACGTCAAAGTGAGGGAAGCGGGTGACTCTTCGGCAGTGGGCatgatgtgtgatttttttttaatttcggTGTCTCGCAGCGGGTGTACGGAACGTGCCCCCATGGGGGGTACGGCTTGGGCCTGGAGAGGTTCCTGACCTGGCTCCTGAACAGGCACCACATTCGGGACGTGTGCCTCTACCCTCGCTTCATCCAGCGCTGCCGCCCCTGAGCCTCCAGGCCCAGCGGCTCCATCCTTGCACATCCGCACAAGCATCTGCCCTGCAACGCAAGGCCTCGAACAAGAGAACGCCAAGAAATTGAACATGCATTTCAATGCTTATTCATGTGCATGCCAGTGATAGCTAACAACTTATTAATCTAATTTTCTCTGCTGTGCATCTGAACCGATTACACCATCATGCAAGTATCTATTTTCC belongs to Megalops cyprinoides isolate fMegCyp1 chromosome 5, fMegCyp1.pri, whole genome shotgun sequence and includes:
- the LOC118777629 gene encoding LOW QUALITY PROTEIN: asparagine--tRNA ligase, cytoplasmic-like (The sequence of the model RefSeq protein was modified relative to this genomic sequence to represent the inferred CDS: substituted 1 base at 1 genomic stop codon), with the translated sequence MGCEVSLVWXIMLGFSAVVGELYVSESKGSDQGGDGTEGKPFKTVIAALAFAGKEPFPTIYVDSQTEGGRWAVISKTQLKNAKKLWQKESAKDEAKERREAEDAARREKNLEEARKVVIKNNPSLPQPKTVKIGELGSYQGQRVKVFGWVHRLRRQGKNLLFIVLRDGTGFLQSVLTDELCQCYNGLVLSTESTVALYGTLKPVPEGKQAPGGHELHCDFWELVGLAPAGGADNLVNEESDVDVQLNNRHMMIRGENMSKILRVRSVVTQCFRDHFFDRGYCEITPPTLVQTQVEGGSTLFKLNYFGEEAFLTQSSQLYLETCIPALGDTFCIAESYRAEQSRTRRHLSEYTHIEAECPFISYEDLLSRLEDLVCDVVDRVLKSPAAPLLYDINPDFKPPKRPFKRMNYTDALKWLKEHNVKKDDGTFYEFGEDIPEAPERYMTDTINETILLCRFPAEIKSFYMQRCPEDRRLTESVDVLMPNVGEIVGGSMRIWDAKELLEGYKREGIDPTPYYWYTDQRVYGTCPHGGYGLGLERFLTWLLNRHHIRDVCLYPRFIQRCRP